The Candidatus Zixiibacteriota bacterium genome contains a region encoding:
- a CDS encoding 3-isopropylmalate dehydratase, with amino-acid sequence MEAIKGKIYKYGDDINTDVIFPGKYTYTVTDPAEMAQHAMEDLDPDFVKTVEKGDVVVGGKNFGCGSSREQAVKCLKFSGVGAVIAKTFSRIYFRNLINNGIPAIVNAQLVDSVEPGDKVVVDLQKGTVTTPKGEFKFPAYAPEIQQIINAGGLIPYTQKKLGIKP; translated from the coding sequence ATGGAAGCAATCAAAGGTAAAATCTATAAATACGGTGACGACATCAACACCGACGTCATCTTCCCCGGCAAATATACCTACACCGTCACCGACCCTGCCGAGATGGCGCAGCATGCGATGGAGGACCTCGATCCCGATTTCGTGAAAACTGTCGAGAAGGGTGATGTTGTTGTCGGCGGCAAGAATTTCGGCTGCGGATCGTCGCGCGAGCAGGCTGTCAAATGCCTGAAATTTTCCGGTGTCGGTGCGGTCATAGCGAAGACGTTCTCGCGGATATATTTCCGCAATCTGATCAACAACGGCATCCCGGCGATTGTCAATGCGCAGCTTGTCGATTCTGTCGAACCGGGAGACAAAGTCGTGGTCGATCTGCAGAAAGGGACTGTCACGACGCCAAAGGGCGAGTTCAAATTTCCGGCATACGCGCCTGAGATTCAGCAGATTATAAATGCTGGCGGGCTGATACCGTATACGCAGAAGAAACTTGGGATCAAACCCTGA
- a CDS encoding STAS domain-containing protein, translating into MKVNAYEKDGVWVIEVKGQMMGGPDTGELDEKLYAIVGKGNKHAIVDLGGCDWINSSGLSILIHHYKKFKDAGGELKLANLTKKVERVMVIARLTEVFDARDSVADAIAAFK; encoded by the coding sequence ATGAAAGTTAACGCTTACGAAAAAGATGGTGTTTGGGTCATTGAGGTCAAGGGTCAGATGATGGGTGGGCCGGACACCGGTGAACTCGATGAAAAGCTCTACGCTATCGTTGGCAAGGGAAACAAGCATGCGATAGTCGATCTGGGAGGATGCGACTGGATCAACTCATCGGGACTGTCGATTCTGATCCACCACTACAAGAAATTCAAAGATGCGGGTGGCGAACTTAAGCTCGCGAATCTGACGAAGAAGGTCGAGCGTGTGATGGTGATCGCGCGGCTGACCGAGGTTTTCGACGCGAGAGACTCAGTCGCAGACGCCATCGCAGCATTCAAATAG